One genomic segment of Burkholderiaceae bacterium includes these proteins:
- a CDS encoding 1-deoxy-D-xylulose-5-phosphate reductoisomerase, giving the protein MRARQRIAVLGSTGSIGVNTLDVVARHPERFEVVALTAATRVDEMLAQCARFRPRWAVMASAAHAAELARKLKENGLPTSVEQAPDALESIALSPDVDTVMAAIVGAAGLAPCLAAARAGKRLLLANKEALVVGGEVFLRAVREGGATLLPIDSEHSAVFQSLPEDPATWAARIDKIILTASGGPFRTRDAASLRDVTPEQACAHPNWVMGRKISVDSATMMNKALEVIEARYLFGVAPGQIEVVIHPQSVIHSMVQYRDTSVVAQLGTPDMRVPIAYGLAWPERIASGAQALDFRTLAGLSFEPIDGDGHRARYPGLALAWEALRAAPGTCAVLNAANEVAVAAFLDRRIRFDQIHQVNRATLDAVQPDHPDALAALLALDARARARAELAVRACSP; this is encoded by the coding sequence ATGAGGGCGCGGCAGCGCATCGCCGTGCTGGGCAGCACCGGCTCGATCGGCGTGAACACGCTGGACGTGGTGGCGCGCCACCCGGAGCGCTTCGAGGTGGTGGCGCTGACGGCCGCCACGCGGGTGGACGAGATGCTGGCGCAGTGCGCGCGCTTTCGCCCGCGCTGGGCCGTGATGGCCAGCGCCGCGCACGCCGCCGAGCTGGCGCGCAAATTAAAGGAAAATGGGCTTCCGACCAGCGTGGAACAAGCCCCGGATGCTCTTGAATCAATAGCTTTGTCGCCGGATGTCGACACCGTCATGGCGGCCATCGTCGGCGCCGCCGGGCTGGCGCCCTGCCTGGCGGCGGCGCGCGCCGGCAAGCGCCTGCTGCTGGCCAACAAGGAGGCGCTGGTGGTGGGCGGCGAGGTGTTCCTGCGCGCCGTGCGCGAGGGTGGCGCCACCTTGCTGCCGATCGACAGCGAGCACTCGGCGGTGTTCCAGTCGCTGCCCGAGGACCCCGCCACCTGGGCCGCGCGCATCGACAAGATCATCCTCACCGCCTCGGGCGGGCCGTTTCGCACGCGCGACGCGGCCAGCCTGCGCGACGTGACGCCCGAGCAGGCCTGCGCCCACCCCAACTGGGTGATGGGGCGCAAGATCTCGGTCGATTCGGCCACCATGATGAACAAGGCGCTGGAGGTGATCGAGGCGCGCTACCTGTTCGGCGTGGCGCCCGGGCAGATCGAGGTGGTGATCCATCCGCAAAGCGTGATCCATTCGATGGTGCAGTACCGGGACACCTCGGTGGTGGCGCAGCTGGGCACACCCGACATGCGCGTGCCCATCGCCTACGGCCTGGCCTGGCCCGAGCGCATCGCCTCCGGCGCGCAGGCGCTGGACTTCCGCACGCTGGCGGGCCTGAGCTTCGAGCCCATCGACGGCGACGGCCACCGCGCGCGCTACCCCGGCCTGGCGCTGGCCTGGGAGGCCTTGCGCGCCGCGCCCGGCACTTGCGCGGTGCTGAACGCCGCCAACGAGGTGGCGGTGGCGGCCTTTCTGGACCGGCGCATCCGCTTCGACCAGATTCACCAGGTCAACCGCGCCACGCTGGACGCGGTGCAGCCCGACCACCCCGACGCGCTGGCGGCGCTGCTGGCGCTGGATGCGCGCGCCCGCGCGCGGGCGGAACTTGCGGTGCGCGCCTGCAGTCCATGA
- a CDS encoding phosphatidate cytidylyltransferase, whose protein sequence is MLRTRIITALVLLAILLPALLAASPAPFIGLTLLFIAAAAWEWARLNGVTGAGALATGVLCAALCAGLWGAGVVERPLPGVWTAAGLAWVLGGIWLLGRGVAGWPRLPRALRWLLGLAMLCTAWLALAQARRVGINFLLSALVLVWAADVFAYFAGRALGGRFTGGRKLAPGISPGKSWEGVWGGMLGVLVVGAGWIAYDGAHPEAAPSLYSRLHEFGLAGLVLGVVFLAAMSVVGDLIESLVKRSAGMKDSSQLLPGHGGVLDRIDALLPTLPLAMLAATLVARFA, encoded by the coding sequence ATGCTGCGCACCCGCATCATCACGGCGCTGGTCTTGCTGGCCATCCTGCTGCCGGCGCTGTTGGCCGCCTCGCCCGCGCCCTTCATCGGCCTGACCCTGCTGTTCATCGCCGCCGCCGCCTGGGAGTGGGCGCGCCTGAACGGCGTGACGGGCGCCGGGGCGCTGGCCACCGGCGTGCTGTGCGCCGCGCTGTGCGCCGGCCTGTGGGGCGCCGGGGTGGTCGAGCGGCCGCTGCCTGGGGTGTGGACCGCCGCCGGCCTGGCCTGGGTGCTGGGCGGCATCTGGCTGCTGGGGCGCGGCGTGGCGGGCTGGCCGCGGCTGCCGCGTGCGCTGCGCTGGCTGCTGGGCCTGGCCATGCTGTGCACCGCCTGGCTGGCGCTGGCGCAGGCACGGCGCGTGGGCATCAACTTCCTGCTGTCGGCGTTGGTGCTGGTGTGGGCCGCCGACGTGTTCGCCTATTTCGCCGGCCGGGCGCTGGGCGGGCGCTTCACGGGCGGGCGCAAGCTGGCGCCCGGCATCAGTCCGGGCAAGAGCTGGGAGGGCGTGTGGGGCGGCATGCTGGGTGTGCTGGTGGTCGGCGCGGGCTGGATCGCTTACGACGGCGCGCACCCCGAGGCGGCGCCCAGCCTGTACAGCCGGCTGCACGAGTTCGGCCTGGCCGGCCTCGTCCTGGGCGTCGTGTTCCTGGCCGCCATGAGCGTGGTGGGCGATTTGATCGAGTCGCTGGTCAAGCGCAGCGCCGGCATGAAGGATTCCAGCCAGCTGCTGCCCGGCCACGGCGGCGTGCTGGACCGCATCGACGCGCTGCTGCCCACGCTGCCGCTGGCGATGCTGGCGGCGACCCTGGTGGCGAGGTTCGCATGA
- the uppS gene encoding di-trans,poly-cis-decaprenylcistransferase, whose protein sequence is MAKAPSPSAVVPHHIAIVMDGNGRWAKRRLLPRIAGHRQGVESLRRCIRACAERGVRALTVFAFSSENWSRPPEEVGGLMELMAKALAREVPELRQNGIRLRFVGERASLSERMKAGLAEAEAATAAGTGMGLNVCFNYGGRWDITQAAASLAARGEPITEAALAGAMALAYVSDPDLLIRTGGEQRISNFLLWQCAYSELVFSERLWPDFDEAALDEALAAYAARERRFGQTSEQLAQPA, encoded by the coding sequence ATGGCGAAAGCTCCTTCACCTTCTGCCGTTGTTCCCCACCACATCGCCATCGTGATGGATGGCAATGGGCGCTGGGCCAAGCGGCGCCTGCTGCCTCGCATTGCCGGGCATCGGCAGGGGGTGGAGTCGCTGCGCCGCTGCATCCGCGCCTGCGCCGAGCGCGGGGTGCGGGCGCTGACGGTGTTTGCCTTTTCGTCCGAGAACTGGAGCCGCCCGCCCGAGGAGGTCGGCGGCCTGATGGAGCTGATGGCCAAGGCGCTGGCGCGCGAGGTGCCCGAGCTGCGGCAAAACGGCATTCGTCTGCGCTTCGTGGGCGAGCGCGCCAGCCTGTCCGAGCGCATGAAGGCCGGCCTGGCCGAGGCCGAGGCCGCCACCGCCGCCGGCACCGGCATGGGGCTGAACGTGTGCTTCAACTACGGCGGGCGCTGGGACATCACGCAGGCCGCCGCCAGCCTGGCCGCCCGGGGCGAGCCGATCACCGAGGCCGCGCTGGCCGGCGCCATGGCGCTGGCGTACGTGAGCGACCCGGACCTGCTCATCCGCACCGGCGGCGAGCAGCGCATCAGCAACTTCCTGCTGTGGCAGTGCGCCTACAGCGAGCTGGTTTTCAGCGAGCGGCTGTGGCCCGACTTCGACGAGGCCGCGCTGGACGAGGCGCTGGCGGCCTACGCCGCGCGCGAGCGGCGCTTTGGCCAGACCTCCGAGCAGCTCGCGCAGCCGGCCTGA
- the frr gene encoding ribosome recycling factor, translating to MTIADIKKNAQGKMDQSIAAFKTNLTKIRTGRANPALLDTIHVEYYGNHVPLSQVANVALLDARTISVQPWEKGMGAKIEKAIRESELGLNPANMGDLIRVPMPPMSEERRKEMTKVVRQEGEQAKIAIRNLRRDANDAIKKLVKDKEATEDEQKRSEAEIQKVTDKHVADIDALVAGKEKDIMEV from the coding sequence ATGACGATCGCCGACATCAAGAAGAACGCGCAAGGCAAGATGGACCAGTCCATCGCCGCCTTCAAAACCAACCTGACCAAGATCCGCACCGGCCGCGCCAACCCGGCGCTGCTGGACACCATCCACGTCGAGTACTACGGCAACCACGTGCCGCTGTCGCAGGTGGCCAACGTGGCGCTGCTGGACGCGCGCACCATCAGCGTGCAGCCCTGGGAAAAGGGCATGGGCGCCAAGATCGAGAAGGCCATCCGCGAGAGCGAGCTGGGCCTGAACCCGGCCAACATGGGCGACCTGATCCGCGTGCCCATGCCGCCCATGAGCGAGGAGCGCCGCAAGGAGATGACCAAGGTGGTGCGCCAGGAAGGCGAGCAGGCCAAGATCGCCATCCGCAACCTGCGCCGCGACGCCAACGACGCCATTAAGAAGCTGGTCAAGGACAAGGAGGCCACCGAGGACGAGCAAAAGCGCTCGGAGGCCGAGATCCAGAAGGTCACCGACAAGCACGTGGCCGACATCGATGCGCTGGTGGCGGGCAAGGAAAAGGACATCATGGAGGTCTAG
- a CDS encoding UMP kinase — protein sequence MTKAKPAHKRILLKLSGEALMGDDAFGINRATIERIVGEIAEVTRMGVQVAVVIGGGNIFRGVAGGSAGMDRATADYMGMLATVMNALALADAMNHQGLVARVMSAIAIEQVVEPYVRPKALQYLEEGKVVVFAAGTGNPFFTTDTAAALRGAEIGAELVLKATKVDGVYTADPHKDKTATRYAKLSFDEAMNRNLGIMDATAFALCRDQKLPIKVFSIFKPGALKAVVLGSDEGTLVHA from the coding sequence ATGACCAAAGCCAAACCCGCCCACAAGCGCATCCTGCTCAAACTTTCCGGCGAGGCCCTGATGGGCGACGATGCCTTCGGCATCAACCGCGCCACCATCGAGCGCATCGTGGGCGAAATTGCCGAGGTCACGCGCATGGGCGTGCAGGTGGCGGTGGTGATCGGCGGCGGCAACATCTTTCGTGGCGTGGCCGGCGGCTCGGCCGGCATGGACCGCGCCACCGCCGACTACATGGGCATGCTGGCCACGGTGATGAACGCGCTGGCGCTGGCCGACGCCATGAACCACCAGGGCCTGGTGGCGCGCGTGATGAGCGCCATCGCCATCGAGCAGGTGGTCGAGCCCTACGTGCGGCCCAAGGCCCTGCAGTACCTGGAGGAGGGCAAGGTGGTGGTGTTCGCCGCCGGCACCGGCAACCCCTTCTTCACCACCGACACGGCGGCGGCGCTGCGCGGCGCCGAGATCGGCGCCGAGCTGGTGCTCAAGGCCACCAAGGTCGATGGCGTGTACACCGCCGACCCGCACAAGGACAAGACGGCCACGCGCTACGCCAAGCTGAGCTTCGACGAGGCCATGAACCGCAACCTGGGCATCATGGACGCCACCGCCTTTGCCCTGTGCCGCGACCAGAAGCTGCCGATCAAGGTGTTTTCCATCTTCAAGCCCGGCGCGCTCAAGGCCGTCGTGCTGGGCAGCGACGAAGGCACCCTGGTGCACGCCTGA
- a CDS encoding elongation factor Ts, producing the protein MAAITASMVAELRAKTDAPMMECKKALTEAAGDMAKAEELLRVKLGTKAGKAASRVTAEGVIAAHIEGSAGAMLEVNCETDFVTKNDMFIAMANAAARLVAEKNPADIAALSALPYEQDGYGPTLEDVRKGLVGKIGENMSFRRFVRKAGGGKLTSYLHGTRIGVLVEYTGDETAARDVAMHVAAMKPKALTAADVPAALVETERSVAAAKAAESGKPADIVAKMVEGSVQKFLKEVSLLPQPFVKNDKQSVEQMLKEKATQVSGFTLYVVGEGIEKKADDFAAEVAAQVAAAQGKA; encoded by the coding sequence ATGGCAGCAATCACCGCAAGCATGGTCGCCGAACTGCGCGCCAAGACCGACGCCCCCATGATGGAGTGCAAGAAAGCCCTGACCGAGGCCGCTGGCGACATGGCCAAGGCCGAGGAGCTGCTGCGCGTCAAGCTGGGCACCAAGGCCGGCAAGGCCGCCAGCCGCGTGACGGCCGAGGGCGTGATCGCCGCGCACATCGAAGGCAGCGCCGGCGCGATGCTCGAGGTCAACTGCGAGACCGACTTCGTCACCAAGAACGACATGTTCATCGCCATGGCCAACGCCGCCGCGCGCCTGGTGGCCGAGAAGAACCCGGCCGACATCGCCGCGCTGTCGGCGCTGCCCTACGAGCAGGACGGCTACGGCCCCACGCTGGAAGACGTGCGCAAGGGCCTGGTGGGCAAGATCGGCGAGAACATGAGCTTTCGCCGCTTCGTGCGCAAGGCCGGCGGCGGCAAGCTGACCAGCTACCTGCACGGCACGCGCATCGGCGTGCTGGTCGAATACACCGGCGACGAGACGGCGGCGCGCGACGTGGCCATGCACGTGGCCGCCATGAAGCCCAAGGCGCTGACCGCCGCCGACGTGCCGGCCGCGCTGGTCGAGACCGAGCGCAGCGTGGCCGCGGCCAAGGCCGCCGAGTCGGGCAAGCCGGCCGACATCGTCGCCAAGATGGTCGAGGGCTCGGTGCAGAAGTTCCTCAAGGAAGTGTCGCTGCTGCCCCAGCCCTTCGTGAAGAACGACAAGCAGAGCGTGGAGCAGATGCTGAAGGAAAAGGCCACCCAGGTCAGCGGTTTCACGCTGTACGTGGTGGGCGAGGGCATCGAGAAGAAGGCCGACGACTTTGCCGCCGAGGTGGCCGCGCAGGTGGCCGCCGCCCAGGGCAAGGCCTGA
- the rpsB gene encoding 30S ribosomal protein S2, whose product MSVTMREMLEAGVHFGHQTRFWNPKMAPFIFGHRNKIHIINLEKSLPMFQDAQKFARQIVANRGTVMFVGTKRQAREIVAEEARRAGMPFVDQRWLGGMLTNFKTVKTSIKRLKDMKAQQEAGLDAMSKKEQLMFTREIAKLERDIGGIQDMAALPDAIFVIDVGYHKIAISEAQKLGIPLIGVVDSNHNPVGIDYVIPGNDDSAKAVTLYARGMADAVLEGKANAVNDVVKAVAAAEGSDEFVEVQDGAA is encoded by the coding sequence ATGTCCGTCACCATGCGTGAAATGCTGGAAGCCGGTGTCCACTTTGGCCACCAGACGCGCTTCTGGAACCCCAAGATGGCCCCGTTCATCTTCGGTCATCGCAACAAGATCCACATCATCAACCTGGAAAAATCGCTGCCGATGTTCCAGGACGCGCAAAAATTCGCGCGCCAGATCGTCGCCAACCGCGGCACCGTGATGTTCGTGGGCACCAAGCGCCAGGCGCGCGAGATCGTGGCCGAGGAGGCCCGCCGCGCCGGCATGCCCTTCGTCGACCAGCGCTGGCTGGGCGGCATGCTGACCAACTTCAAGACCGTCAAGACCTCCATCAAGCGCCTGAAGGACATGAAGGCCCAGCAGGAAGCCGGCCTGGACGCGATGAGCAAGAAAGAGCAGCTCATGTTCACGCGCGAGATCGCCAAGCTCGAGCGCGACATCGGCGGCATCCAGGACATGGCGGCGCTGCCCGACGCCATCTTCGTGATCGACGTGGGCTACCACAAGATCGCCATCTCCGAGGCGCAAAAGCTGGGCATCCCGCTGATCGGCGTGGTGGACTCCAACCACAACCCGGTGGGCATCGACTACGTCATCCCCGGCAACGACGACTCGGCCAAGGCCGTGACGCTGTACGCCCGCGGCATGGCCGACGCCGTGCTGGAAGGCAAGGCCAACGCCGTCAATGACGTGGTCAAGGCCGTGGCCGCCGCCGAAGGCAGCGACGAGTTCGTCGAAGTGCAGGACGGCGCCGCCTGA